A region of the Microcystis aeruginosa FD4 genome:
AGCTTACAACACGCAAGTTCGTTGGGGAACTAACTGGAATTTCTCCATTCATGATGGACTCTTTCCTAAATTAAAACCGAGAGGTGATAAATTATTTTCTTTAACTGGATTAGCTTGTTTAGCCGATCGGATATCCTCCATAGTCAAGCATCCTCAAGACGCTTTAAGTTCTAGCTTAGACGACATTCTAGGTCGATTGAGTAATAGAAATTTGAAGTTAACCTATCATGCTATCTCGGAAAATCGAGGAGTCTTAACTAATGTTATCAATAACGCTCTTATCGATGAATATGTCAGTCTCAACACCCCCGAAAAGCAGTATTATCAACCGTTACTATATTTACCGACTGGAGTAGTTTATCTAACCTCCCGTAATGCACCAGAAATATCGGTAGATAATATTCCCGAAAGAGTGGTTGATAAAATCAATTCTCTCTGTATCGGAGAATTGCGAACTAGACAGACAGGATTTAATCGAGATGGTAAAGGAATGAAATACGCAGAATATTATCATTTATTCTTTAACACCCTCGAATTGATGGACGTTGGTTTAGATGCAACGCTAAAAATTCTGAAAGATGGGAAAAAGCCTGTTTCTGGCGATCGAAGCGGTACTTTGGTTAAATTTCAAAAGTTAGGAATTTTATCCGATCAATATAATTTCGAGTTTAAAGAAGATATTCGGATCGATCAGATCGCCGAGTTTTGTGATTTAATCAGCCGTAAAATATGGGATGAGAAAGTCTCTCAAATTCTAGAAACTTGTAAGCGGGATAAAAACATTCCTAAACCACCTGACTTCGATTTTATGCTTGAAGTCGCCAAACATTGGGATTTACTAAGCTATATTCCCGCCATTCGGGAGATTCAAAGAATAAACGATAGTCTTAAGGAACGTAAATTAAAAGGCAATACAGGTGGACTACCTTTAGAATGGTATTATTTGGCCGCCAAGTATTTAGAGCATAATGTAGGAATCGGAAATGAAGAAATTAAACCGAGATGTCAAAAATTATTAATCCATCTTCGCAATTCGATCGAACCCATTTTAAACGATTATCAAGTTTTCGATGGATGGGATGATTTACGCGCGTGGGTTAAACAAGTAGTCATGTTACCAAATCAACAGACAGATACCAGATCACCCGATAAATTTTTTGAAGAATTTCAACGCTATAAAAATGCTAAAAAATCGGGAAGGGGAAAAACAGCACTTTGCTCTATATCCCATTCCGCATATAGCGTAACCGAGCAGATGGAATCGGCAGTCTTGTTCACTCCCCAAGTTTACACTAATAAACAAAATCTAGGAGGTTCTAACGCTAAACGTAACATTTCCAGCATCGCAGGAATCGAATTCATGTTACGGCAAATTTTAATGAGCGAGACAGAAGCGGTAGGAAAAAATTTTGAGGATGCTAAATATCGTTATATTTATTTTTATCCTACCTACTACTGCACTCCAGAAACCAACGCATTTTTGCATCGGGTATATGAGGAAATCAAACAATCTCGCTTCGATACAGATGTTCGTAATCATTTCATTAGTAAAGACTTAAAAGCGAATCTCGAATTAGACCAATATCGGAGTCTTGATATTTTTCATCTCGATAATACTTCAATAAAGGATCGATCTCTCAAACTCTCCTATCCCGAAAAGCAACCTCTCACCTTCTACTTTATGGCTCTTCCTCCTGAAGTTAAAGGGAAAGATAAAAAAATAACCGACACGGAATCATGGATTATGCCAGCATGGTTAGGATTAGCTTTCCCGATGATCTTGGATGTTAAAACGGTGGTTTCTGAGTCTCCTATTCCTCCCTTTAATGATGGTGCAGAATTTCAGGAAACTGTTTTTCTCGATGGTGCGCCACCTGCACTTCGAGCTTTAGTTCAACGAGATTTATTTCGCTTGGACTACATCTTAGAAAGTTGGGAGGAAGAAGGAAAAAAATATTCCGCCCCTCTAAATACCCTAACCGCAGCCTATTATATTCATTTGGACGTAAACTCGAAGCAGGGTAAGACGGGTTATGACCCCAATTGGGGCAAATTAACGGAACTAGCTATCAATTTAGAAACCAGTCCTCTCTATGTTTTTCATTACCTTAAACAGTGGAAACGGGGCAAAGATGCTGATATACCGAGCGCTAATCGGATCGCTCTGTATCTCTACGATTTTTATCCTTGTTTCGATCCCTATGTACAAGCTAACCGAACCAATTTAACTATCGATATGACAGCAGAATCGCCCTTAAATCACCCGAAAAACTTAACCGAATTGTATCGTCAATTCTATCGAGCTAATAAACGATATAATCCGAAAGCAAACGCAGTTTTAAAACCGATCGATGTGGCTGCAGATACGATTCTCAAAGGAGGAATGTATCAGGGAGAAGCCCTAGTTTCTGTAGTAGCGGCGGAAGTGGCCAGCTTAATGAATCGTGTTCATGCTTCTACAGCAGAAGGTCGCTGGATTCTATCCGATCGAGAACAGGAAAGACAGAAAATATTGTCTTTTGCTCGTTATTTTGTGATCGATGTGTTCGAGGGTTCTTTTAAGGGCGATCGAGCGCGTCTAGCCGGCAGACAATTAAACCTCATTTGCGATACCTGCGAATTTCTTTACCGTCTCGAACAGGACAAAGAAAATCAAGAGTTAAAAGCCCAGGGTCAACCTGTGGAAGAAGATTCTGAAAACAATAATTAATTCAAGGAGTACCTACCATGTCTTTACTGAAAACCCTCGATTCTAAATTCTTTCATGGCGAGATTCCCTACAAACCGATGGGAAAATATGTTCACTTTTTGACGATTCGAGTCACGGAATCTTATCCTTTATTTCAAACAGATGGAGAGCTAAATAAAGCTCGTGTTCGTGCGGGAATTGACAAGAATAAAACTATCAGTCGTTTATCGATGTTTAAGCGTAAACAGTCAACTCCAGAACGTCTAGTTGGTCGAGAATTACTCAGAAACTACGGATTAATTACCGCCAAAGAATGTGAGTACAATGTAAAATTTGCCATGAATAACCCCGACTGTATTATCTATGGGTTCGCTATTGGTGATTCGGGTTCAGAAAAATCGAAAGTAGTAGTAGATACGGCTTTTTCGATCACACCCTTTGATGAATCCCATGAAAGTTTTACTTTAAACGCTCCCTACGAGAATGGTACCATGGCATCTAAGGGAGAAAATAACACAAAAGTAGGTGAAGTGACTAGCCGAATTAACCAGCAGGATCACATCCGTCCGCAGGTGTTTTTCCCTAGTATTGTCACCCTAAAAGATCCGACAGAAGCGGGTTTTCTCTACGTTTTTAATAACATCCTGCGTACCCGTCACTACGGCGCGCAAACTACCCGGACGGGACGGGTAAGAAATGAGCTTATTGGTGTTATTTTTGCCGATGGGGAAATTGTTAGTAATTTGCGCTGGACACAGGCAATATATGATCGCCTTCCCGATGAAGTATTACACTCGATCGATCCCTTAGACGAGGATTTAGTTATGGAAAAAGCCACCGAAGCAATACAAGCATTAATGGCGGAAGAATTTATCGTTCATACCGATTTTATCGGGGAAAATTTTCAACCTTTATTAACCGAGGTGAAAACTCTCACGGGTACGGAAGCAGGAATTCGATCGATCCTAGATCAAGCGAATGACGATTCAAAAAAATACTTTAAAGAATATATTGAGAAAAAGAAAGCCGAGAAAAAATAGCTAATTTCGTCGGGTGGGTGTCGCCCACCCTATCATTATGGTTCACATCTATTCCTGTCAATTAGAACTGCACGATAGTCTTTATTACGCAACCCGTGAAATCGGCAGACTCTACGAAACCGAACCCGTAATTCATAATTACGCGCTCTGTTATGCTTTGGGATTGGTAAATAGCGATAGTTATCGTTACTTCTGTTCCGAACAGATTCCACAGTACCAAGAACATTTAAATCCTCTTAACGAAGAGAAAATTTATGTCACTCCCGCACGGGCGATCGCTCATACGGCGGTTCTCAATACTTGGAAATATGCCAATAATAACTATCATGTGGAGATGGAAAAAACCCAGAAAAATATTCCCATTTTTGGCAGAGCAAAAGAAATCGCTCCCGAAAGTGTTTTTGAATGTTTTATCATTTCCTGTCACCCCCTACAGCTTCCTAAATGGATTCGTTTGGGAAAATGGATGAGTAAAGCGGAAGTAAAACTAACAGAACTTTCCCTATCAAAACAAAAAGAGGATTTATTTATCTATCCCTATCCTTTAAATCCTCTCGATGTTATGTTTACCCATCAGGTGATTGGCTACGACGTGATCAATATGCCACCCGTTAGTTTAATCCGTAATGTACGAATGCGCGGGGAGTATTACCAAATAAGCGATCGCACCGATCTGAAAATTCCCGCTCGATTGTCCTATCACTTCGGTTAAAAATTGACTATGACTCTTATCTCTTCTAAATCCCTCACTTTACCAGAATTTCTATCGTTACCCGATGGCGATATTACCTATGAATTAGTCGATGGAGAAGCGATCCCGAAAATGTCACCAAAATTCTTTCATTCTCGTTTAACTGGTGCTTTATTTCTGGTACTCGATCGCTGGAATCAAGGACGGGGAGAAGTGGGAATCGAATGGGCGATCATTCTAAGCAAAAACGATCGAGATTGGTGTCCTGTTCCCGATCTCCTCTACATTTCCCCGGAAAGGTTAGGAGACATTCCCCTCACCGATGAAGCTTGTCCCGTTCCCCCGGAATTAGTCATCGAAATTATTTCCCCTGAACAATCCTTCAGCAGCCTGAGCGAAAAAGCCGTGGCCTACCTAAAAGCGGGAGTTAGTCGCGTCTGGATCGTCGATCCCCGGGCCAAGCAGATCACGATTTTCTATCCCGACGCACCCCCAGCGATTAAAAAAGGTGATGACGAGATTAGCGATATTCTCCTCCCCGATTTAACCCTAACTCCCAGAC
Encoded here:
- the cas10d gene encoding type I-D CRISPR-associated protein Cas10d/Csc3, with the translated sequence MARKKKETSQEIQQLNIFDYRDNIESFQDENEDINNYEEEEEEPPDSNRDEEEIQKEFLTTKLFKEAIIKQNPEDPVMIDFAEYVLPNFLKVAAGVTAKGGKWIENKIAEGNLKSDRALHDQSLSTHILNGLFAANLIEQQIEKLDTTIKRYIKEFDRRLGMAGFILHDFEKFKYDRFPQMPEKYKNLSEIRGLSIQEHREILDVMVRYLQLDVFIDPENPEVYREYIDDLLVIAYNTQVRWGTNWNFSIHDGLFPKLKPRGDKLFSLTGLACLADRISSIVKHPQDALSSSLDDILGRLSNRNLKLTYHAISENRGVLTNVINNALIDEYVSLNTPEKQYYQPLLYLPTGVVYLTSRNAPEISVDNIPERVVDKINSLCIGELRTRQTGFNRDGKGMKYAEYYHLFFNTLELMDVGLDATLKILKDGKKPVSGDRSGTLVKFQKLGILSDQYNFEFKEDIRIDQIAEFCDLISRKIWDEKVSQILETCKRDKNIPKPPDFDFMLEVAKHWDLLSYIPAIREIQRINDSLKERKLKGNTGGLPLEWYYLAAKYLEHNVGIGNEEIKPRCQKLLIHLRNSIEPILNDYQVFDGWDDLRAWVKQVVMLPNQQTDTRSPDKFFEEFQRYKNAKKSGRGKTALCSISHSAYSVTEQMESAVLFTPQVYTNKQNLGGSNAKRNISSIAGIEFMLRQILMSETEAVGKNFEDAKYRYIYFYPTYYCTPETNAFLHRVYEEIKQSRFDTDVRNHFISKDLKANLELDQYRSLDIFHLDNTSIKDRSLKLSYPEKQPLTFYFMALPPEVKGKDKKITDTESWIMPAWLGLAFPMILDVKTVVSESPIPPFNDGAEFQETVFLDGAPPALRALVQRDLFRLDYILESWEEEGKKYSAPLNTLTAAYYIHLDVNSKQGKTGYDPNWGKLTELAINLETSPLYVFHYLKQWKRGKDADIPSANRIALYLYDFYPCFDPYVQANRTNLTIDMTAESPLNHPKNLTELYRQFYRANKRYNPKANAVLKPIDVAADTILKGGMYQGEALVSVVAAEVASLMNRVHASTAEGRWILSDREQERQKILSFARYFVIDVFEGSFKGDRARLAGRQLNLICDTCEFLYRLEQDKENQELKAQGQPVEEDSENNN
- a CDS encoding Uma2 family endonuclease; its protein translation is MTLISSKSLTLPEFLSLPDGDITYELVDGEAIPKMSPKFFHSRLTGALFLVLDRWNQGRGEVGIEWAIILSKNDRDWCPVPDLLYISPERLGDIPLTDEACPVPPELVIEIISPEQSFSSLSEKAVAYLKAGVSRVWIVDPRAKQITIFYPDAPPAIKKGDDEISDILLPDLTLTPRQIFAKARLS
- the cas5d gene encoding type I-D CRISPR-associated protein Cas5/Csc1 gives rise to the protein MVHIYSCQLELHDSLYYATREIGRLYETEPVIHNYALCYALGLVNSDSYRYFCSEQIPQYQEHLNPLNEEKIYVTPARAIAHTAVLNTWKYANNNYHVEMEKTQKNIPIFGRAKEIAPESVFECFIISCHPLQLPKWIRLGKWMSKAEVKLTELSLSKQKEDLFIYPYPLNPLDVMFTHQVIGYDVINMPPVSLIRNVRMRGEYYQISDRTDLKIPARLSYHFG
- the cas7d gene encoding type I-D CRISPR-associated protein Cas7/Csc2; translated protein: MSLLKTLDSKFFHGEIPYKPMGKYVHFLTIRVTESYPLFQTDGELNKARVRAGIDKNKTISRLSMFKRKQSTPERLVGRELLRNYGLITAKECEYNVKFAMNNPDCIIYGFAIGDSGSEKSKVVVDTAFSITPFDESHESFTLNAPYENGTMASKGENNTKVGEVTSRINQQDHIRPQVFFPSIVTLKDPTEAGFLYVFNNILRTRHYGAQTTRTGRVRNELIGVIFADGEIVSNLRWTQAIYDRLPDEVLHSIDPLDEDLVMEKATEAIQALMAEEFIVHTDFIGENFQPLLTEVKTLTGTEAGIRSILDQANDDSKKYFKEYIEKKKAEKK